In one Anoxybacillus amylolyticus genomic region, the following are encoded:
- a CDS encoding ATP-binding protein — protein MNRTVIAMIVASILALYLTILNVKHPLIGIGVVENKNGDIIVNDLYEFGWAKKHGIHIHDQVLKVDGKFPLSHFTVQKYKTIEQAKAVTIQRGNQIQTLAIDYQAHGTEQWLYYIILPTCFFLFAVRLSIFLLRLRPDNNSATVLIYLLLSAGLCYISASLSAKQSLFGRQIFSGVFFMLPPLFLHFVYNYFENEKKVWFAKKIVFSLYGFNFVMFVASLISLSFRSISEAEVLLATFFINMVIILALLGKGLVYLKKDEQQNTVKGLLLAIGLSAAPFVLFYSLPVLIIGKWVLPAELTVSFLFALPIVFFYLMATDQLFQLQFSIERLKYFGLFALLLSFFMMIVYNQWIHRSSKWAELVVLFSVVYIIVLATFYIKEWLDRKWRAKLRMQKYFYQESLYRISEQLKKQRTVEGAMYCLEKELHEILDVEKIEVMQSINEPLSFEYNQAHWANIVKKINGAPLSIGRVMEHRSLFVLFIGSFRQTTLWLVGKKKQPIYFHTEQKDWLSAIVYYTSMTMENMLKVEDLLKELDRLKEKEHSISFTRLMFQWSERERKKLAIDLHDILLQDLILLRRKVENLLVQPLYVEDIQKQLNDIDEEILNVIDVTREICHELRPPFLSQMGLKQAITQLIDRFHLRTNIKVEWNVHIQVKLGEEQELAMYRIIQELLNNAVKHSQASTIQLVLDTQDEAVQLRYVDDGIGIEMEKLNHHNGNLGLFGIKERVQGLGGTCKITSSHGSGLEIRITIPL, from the coding sequence ATGAATCGAACAGTTATTGCCATGATTGTTGCTTCGATTTTAGCGCTATATTTAACCATTTTAAATGTGAAGCATCCATTGATCGGCATAGGTGTAGTAGAAAACAAGAATGGTGATATTATTGTTAACGACCTTTACGAGTTTGGCTGGGCAAAAAAACATGGGATTCATATTCATGATCAAGTGTTAAAAGTAGATGGAAAGTTTCCGCTCTCCCATTTTACAGTTCAGAAATACAAAACGATTGAACAAGCAAAAGCAGTCACTATTCAAAGAGGGAATCAAATCCAAACCTTGGCGATTGACTATCAAGCGCATGGAACGGAACAGTGGTTGTATTATATTATTTTGCCGACGTGTTTTTTTCTATTCGCTGTTCGTTTAAGCATATTTTTGCTTCGTTTGCGGCCAGATAATAACTCGGCGACCGTGCTGATTTACTTGTTGTTATCGGCAGGGCTTTGTTATATCAGTGCCAGCTTATCGGCGAAGCAGTCGCTTTTTGGAAGGCAAATATTCAGCGGTGTATTTTTCATGCTGCCCCCGCTCTTTTTGCATTTTGTTTACAACTATTTTGAAAACGAAAAGAAAGTATGGTTTGCGAAAAAAATCGTCTTTTCTCTTTATGGTTTTAACTTTGTGATGTTCGTTGCCTCACTCATATCTTTATCGTTTCGTTCGATAAGTGAAGCGGAAGTGCTATTGGCTACATTTTTTATCAACATGGTCATCATTCTGGCTTTGTTAGGAAAAGGATTAGTTTATCTTAAAAAAGATGAACAGCAAAATACGGTCAAAGGTTTGCTTTTAGCCATTGGGCTATCTGCCGCACCATTTGTTTTATTTTATAGTCTCCCGGTTCTCATCATTGGAAAATGGGTGCTGCCAGCGGAATTAACGGTTAGTTTTCTTTTCGCCTTACCAATCGTTTTCTTTTATTTAATGGCAACAGATCAACTGTTTCAACTGCAATTTTCGATCGAACGGTTGAAATATTTTGGACTGTTTGCATTACTTCTATCTTTCTTTATGATGATTGTGTACAATCAATGGATCCATCGCTCTAGCAAATGGGCTGAACTTGTTGTTTTATTTTCTGTCGTTTACATCATCGTTCTTGCTACTTTTTACATAAAAGAATGGTTAGACCGCAAGTGGCGGGCAAAACTACGGATGCAAAAATATTTTTATCAAGAGAGCTTATATCGTATAAGTGAACAGCTTAAAAAACAGCGTACAGTAGAGGGAGCCATGTATTGTTTGGAAAAGGAATTGCACGAAATTTTGGACGTAGAAAAAATAGAGGTGATGCAGTCCATAAACGAACCGCTTTCTTTCGAGTACAATCAAGCACATTGGGCGAATATCGTCAAAAAAATAAATGGTGCCCCACTTTCGATCGGTCGCGTAATGGAACATCGCTCCTTATTTGTCTTGTTTATCGGCTCATTTCGTCAAACAACTTTATGGCTAGTAGGGAAAAAGAAACAACCTATTTATTTCCATACCGAGCAAAAAGACTGGCTATCTGCCATTGTTTATTATACGAGCATGACGATGGAAAACATGTTAAAAGTGGAGGATCTATTGAAAGAGTTAGATCGATTAAAAGAGAAAGAACATTCGATTTCGTTTACTCGATTGATGTTCCAATGGTCAGAAAGGGAAAGAAAAAAACTTGCAATCGATTTGCACGATATATTGCTTCAAGATTTAATTTTGTTAAGAAGAAAAGTGGAAAACTTGCTTGTTCAACCTCTGTACGTGGAAGATATACAAAAACAGCTAAACGATATCGACGAGGAGATCCTCAATGTCATTGATGTAACAAGAGAAATATGCCATGAATTAAGACCGCCGTTTTTGAGTCAGATGGGATTAAAACAAGCAATCACACAGCTTATTGACCGATTCCATTTACGTACGAATATAAAAGTGGAATGGAATGTTCACATACAAGTCAAATTAGGAGAAGAACAGGAACTAGCGATGTATCGGATCATACAAGAATTGTTAAACAACGCCGTAAAACATTCACAAGCGTCAACGATTCAACTCGTATTGGATACGCAAGATGAGGCTGTTCAACTCCGTTATGTTGACGATGGGATAGGAATAGAGATGGAAAAATTAAATCATCATAATGGTAATTTAGGATTATTTGGAATAAAAGAGCGTGTGCAAGGATTAGGTGGAACATGCAAAATCACGTCATCGCATGGATCTGGATTAGAGATAAGGATCACCATTCCATTATAA
- a CDS encoding CPBP family intramembrane glutamic endopeptidase: protein MWLIAVVVSILSLFLFLKFRDRAYKQENDKLVLPSKQVAIEWAIVAVKRLTTIDVSDWDTYAAFWHDRETINRLHHLGMLDEVRILVHRWGLLESWRVRFVKNDTTILVGIAPNGEIIHLQVEGQLRNDDVHKFESSNLLAVLNIDNPHGFWSEARLIGEGQVEGISDREKERTFWYLIQSPKVRLRVSVTIYQGIVWQVHMEPEIFAPTLSQVVQREFLDKVLNLSGVLGSFIASVIGLLIITIEGGKLNWNFGGVLAAIILFAVVLVTNDGFEFSMINSYDVRVNKRAIRMLTLVMSLFQAIATMCVVLISTSVGLFLTEQIGISAFEHPVNQIIVGVTAGIACLGGMTWLNAMLQSTGKVRIAPELSDYTMFVSGYNWKGALSMSLQSSIGEEAIYRLMGIPVIVWLTHKPWLAVLVTSLLWAIIHTGTGTHPRIIRWSEIVALGFVMGELYLQYGFIAALVAHFIHNFILMLAPIALTKSKMNRKALPINNAVTKG from the coding sequence GTGTGGCTTATTGCAGTTGTAGTTTCAATACTTAGTTTGTTTTTATTTCTGAAATTCAGAGATAGGGCGTACAAACAAGAGAATGATAAGTTGGTACTACCTAGTAAGCAAGTCGCTATTGAATGGGCGATTGTAGCCGTGAAAAGGTTGACAACAATCGATGTTTCTGACTGGGACACTTATGCCGCCTTTTGGCATGATCGTGAGACGATTAATCGCCTGCATCATTTAGGTATGCTCGATGAGGTACGGATACTGGTGCACCGTTGGGGTCTGTTAGAGTCTTGGAGAGTGCGTTTTGTCAAAAACGACACGACCATTTTGGTCGGTATTGCACCGAATGGGGAAATCATCCATTTGCAGGTTGAAGGACAATTGAGGAACGATGATGTGCATAAGTTTGAATCAAGCAACTTGCTAGCTGTACTTAATATCGATAACCCGCATGGTTTTTGGAGCGAGGCACGCCTAATTGGTGAGGGACAGGTGGAGGGGATTTCCGACAGGGAAAAAGAGCGGACGTTCTGGTATCTTATTCAATCACCGAAGGTTCGTTTACGCGTATCTGTTACGATATATCAGGGTATTGTCTGGCAAGTTCATATGGAGCCAGAGATTTTTGCTCCCACTCTCAGCCAAGTGGTGCAACGTGAGTTTTTGGATAAAGTGCTGAACCTTTCGGGTGTGCTGGGATCTTTTATTGCATCTGTGATCGGACTTCTGATTATCACCATAGAAGGTGGTAAATTGAATTGGAATTTTGGTGGAGTGTTGGCCGCAATCATCTTATTCGCTGTTGTACTTGTAACTAACGATGGATTTGAATTTTCTATGATTAACTCGTATGATGTGCGGGTCAATAAACGTGCTATTCGTATGCTAACGCTTGTAATGTCGCTGTTTCAAGCGATCGCAACGATGTGCGTGGTGTTAATCAGTACGTCGGTCGGCCTATTTTTGACAGAGCAGATCGGCATCTCCGCGTTTGAACATCCGGTCAATCAGATAATTGTTGGAGTAACAGCCGGTATTGCTTGTCTTGGTGGAATGACATGGCTCAATGCTATGTTGCAATCGACAGGAAAAGTTCGTATTGCGCCAGAGTTGTCTGACTATACGATGTTTGTTTCAGGATACAACTGGAAAGGCGCCCTAAGCATGAGCTTGCAAAGTTCGATCGGAGAAGAAGCGATCTATCGGTTAATGGGAATTCCTGTTATAGTGTGGTTGACCCATAAGCCTTGGTTAGCTGTGTTAGTTACGTCATTGCTTTGGGCTATTATTCATACAGGGACTGGTACGCATCCACGCATCATCCGGTGGAGCGAGATCGTTGCATTGGGGTTCGTCATGGGAGAGTTGTATCTACAGTATGGCTTTATTGCTGCATTGGTTGCACATTTCATTCACAATTTCATTTTGATGTTGGCACCGATTGCTCTAACCAAATCGAAGATGAATCGTAAAGCTTTGCCAATCAACAACGCAGTGACTAAAGGATAG
- a CDS encoding HEAT repeat domain-containing protein, whose protein sequence is MDSKDLMKKETNALTSYVQALGKRESMWEAAKTLIKQGDASVPALVEGLRDSDHNIRSISAVVLGELGSVASQAVPELIQLLKDGNQEARMSAALSLMRIGPVAEEALEQCLKNEDKEVQFWAAWALVMNNPTKLHALPILQEGWNNSNDKYKHLAAAEALFKAMNRKINERKE, encoded by the coding sequence ATGGATTCAAAAGATTTGATGAAGAAAGAAACAAACGCGCTCACCTCATACGTGCAAGCGTTGGGAAAAAGGGAGTCGATGTGGGAGGCCGCTAAAACGCTAATCAAACAGGGAGATGCATCGGTACCTGCATTAGTCGAAGGGTTAAGGGATTCTGATCACAATATACGGTCAATTTCTGCTGTTGTGCTCGGGGAGCTTGGATCTGTTGCGTCGCAAGCGGTCCCTGAACTTATTCAGCTCTTGAAAGATGGCAATCAGGAGGCACGCATGTCTGCTGCCTTGTCCCTGATGAGAATCGGTCCCGTTGCAGAGGAAGCGCTTGAACAGTGTCTAAAAAATGAGGATAAGGAGGTACAGTTTTGGGCAGCTTGGGCGTTAGTCATGAACAATCCGACCAAGCTACATGCTCTCCCGATCTTGCAAGAAGGATGGAACAACAGCAATGACAAATATAAACATCTGGCGGCGGCGGAAGCTTTGTTCAAAGCGATGAATCGCAAGATCAACGAACGGAAAGAATAA
- a CDS encoding response regulator transcription factor, with the protein MARILIVDDHRLVCEGTKRMLECEQDFQVDFVTSAKEAEQMIEQRTYDVFLLDWCMSDVSGIELSKRILQKQPNAKIVIYTGYDIVPFLNYFIESGITGFVSKTASSEQLVTAIRCALRDEAVIPVHFLRQLHRCEGKEKMEENEQPAVLSHLEQELLMEVANGLCNKDIAKKHHTSQRTVERRLSRIFTKLYVSSRIEAVEKAKQLGLIPEHHML; encoded by the coding sequence ATGGCTCGTATTTTAATTGTCGACGATCATCGTCTTGTTTGCGAAGGAACAAAACGTATGCTCGAGTGTGAACAAGATTTTCAAGTAGATTTTGTTACATCAGCCAAAGAAGCAGAACAAATGATCGAGCAACGTACGTATGATGTATTTTTACTTGACTGGTGTATGTCGGATGTGAGCGGTATCGAATTGAGTAAACGAATTCTCCAAAAACAGCCAAATGCGAAAATTGTCATCTATACCGGATATGATATTGTTCCTTTTTTAAATTATTTCATTGAATCAGGCATTACAGGCTTTGTCAGTAAAACCGCATCAAGCGAGCAATTAGTGACAGCAATTCGCTGTGCACTAAGAGATGAGGCGGTCATTCCTGTGCATTTCCTGCGTCAGCTGCATCGTTGTGAAGGAAAGGAAAAGATGGAGGAAAACGAACAACCAGCTGTGCTGAGCCATCTCGAGCAAGAACTACTAATGGAAGTCGCTAACGGCTTATGTAATAAAGACATTGCCAAAAAACATCACACGAGCCAACGGACAGTGGAAAGACGCTTATCACGCATCTTCACGAAGTTGTACGTATCTTCTCGAATAGAAGCGGTGGAAAAAGCAAAGCAATTAGGGCTCATTCCAGAGCATCATATGTTGTGA
- a CDS encoding ABC transporter ATP-binding protein gives MNNILIVKNITKRYRNGSGIHNVHFAVNQGEIVGLLGANGAGKTTAIRCCLGLLGPDTGSVTVGELPAGSPEALKSIAFIPDNPNLYPLLTVQEHLYFRAKAFDLKGDIKTLVETALQEVGLFEFATRMGGELSRGQRQRVILAGAVLQNASLYVLDEPTAGLDPVSIQWLIDWLKVKAQQGAGVLVSTHNLDFLCKVATRVVVLSQGQVIREDMVPTEEEKFQHWQEQIVNLLKGERKDD, from the coding sequence ATGAATAATATTCTGATTGTTAAGAATATAACTAAACGATACCGCAATGGTTCAGGAATTCATAATGTTCATTTTGCCGTGAATCAAGGAGAAATTGTGGGGCTACTAGGAGCGAATGGAGCAGGAAAAACGACTGCTATTCGCTGTTGTCTTGGTCTGTTAGGTCCGGATACGGGCAGCGTGACAGTTGGTGAATTACCAGCTGGGTCACCCGAAGCTTTGAAATCCATTGCCTTTATTCCCGATAATCCGAATCTGTATCCGCTCTTGACAGTCCAAGAACACCTCTATTTCCGAGCAAAGGCATTTGATCTCAAAGGAGATATTAAGACGCTTGTAGAAACGGCTTTGCAAGAAGTAGGGCTTTTTGAATTTGCAACTCGTATGGGTGGCGAGTTGTCTCGTGGGCAGCGTCAACGGGTAATTTTGGCAGGAGCGGTTTTACAAAATGCCTCTCTTTATGTTTTGGATGAACCAACAGCTGGCCTAGATCCTGTCTCAATCCAATGGCTAATCGATTGGCTGAAAGTCAAAGCTCAACAGGGGGCGGGTGTGCTGGTTTCTACGCATAACCTTGATTTTCTCTGCAAAGTCGCAACGCGTGTTGTCGTACTCTCTCAGGGGCAAGTGATTAGAGAAGATATGGTTCCGACAGAGGAAGAGAAATTTCAACACTGGCAAGAGCAGATTGTTAATCTGCTTAAGGGGGAGAGAAAGGATGATTAG
- a CDS encoding polyprenyl synthetase family protein, which yields MSEKEKIAKQMKEIVEQLMSEPQLKAHMLMAIEQHVKESDLLFGRLAYLHYDLFSTQGDHSTYIAAAIELIVLAGDLLDDLVDQDRLEDTAIPLHIAIGFLLLGQQTIANVPILGNKKLKALSHLTSCLLQSVQGQQTDVACDVQTEADYLKMVEKKSGSLVAMACVIGALLAGKENIATIETYARYIGIAAQIDNDFDALYNWDKKADIQAKKKSLPILYMLESKNDNLWKQYVNNDIDYDRMYVQKEKALQQMEQEGAIYYAKVMSQIYKEKALQEIEKLDVDDAYKSALKTLV from the coding sequence ATGAGTGAAAAAGAAAAAATAGCGAAGCAAATGAAGGAAATCGTGGAACAATTGATGTCGGAACCGCAACTGAAAGCGCACATGTTGATGGCAATCGAGCAACATGTGAAAGAGAGCGATTTGTTGTTTGGACGGTTGGCTTATTTGCATTATGACTTGTTTTCGACACAAGGAGATCACTCAACATATATCGCAGCGGCTATTGAATTGATCGTGCTTGCTGGCGATTTACTTGATGATTTAGTCGATCAAGATCGTTTAGAGGATACAGCTATTCCTCTTCATATTGCTATCGGGTTCTTGCTGCTTGGTCAGCAAACGATTGCAAATGTACCGATTCTTGGTAATAAAAAATTAAAGGCACTGTCACATCTTACGTCTTGCTTGCTTCAAAGTGTGCAAGGACAACAGACCGATGTAGCGTGTGACGTACAAACAGAAGCAGATTATTTAAAAATGGTGGAGAAAAAATCAGGATCTCTTGTTGCGATGGCTTGTGTCATCGGCGCTTTATTAGCAGGAAAAGAGAACATCGCAACGATTGAAACATATGCTCGCTATATCGGCATTGCGGCACAAATCGACAATGATTTTGATGCGCTATACAACTGGGATAAAAAAGCTGATATTCAAGCAAAGAAAAAGTCGCTTCCGATTTTATATATGCTAGAAAGCAAGAACGATAACTTATGGAAGCAGTATGTCAACAACGATATAGACTACGATAGGATGTATGTCCAAAAAGAAAAAGCGCTTCAGCAAATGGAACAGGAAGGAGCGATTTATTACGCAAAAGTGATGAGCCAAATTTACAAGGAAAAAGCGTTGCAAGAAATCGAAAAACTAGATGTAGATGATGCGTATAAATCTGCGCTGAAAACATTGGTTTGA
- the skfA gene encoding sporulation killing factor, with the protein MEKTREENKGQQWQPVTKSVVKKGAGIPLVKAAGCAGCWAAKSISLTSACWECEISLVACAI; encoded by the coding sequence GTGGAAAAAACAAGGGAAGAAAATAAGGGACAACAGTGGCAACCAGTTACCAAGAGTGTCGTGAAAAAAGGTGCAGGTATCCCTCTTGTGAAGGCAGCAGGTTGTGCTGGTTGTTGGGCAGCGAAGTCTATCTCCCTGACTTCTGCCTGCTGGGAATGTGAAATTAGCCTTGTGGCATGCGCAATCTAA
- the skfB gene encoding sporulation killing factor system radical SAM maturase has translation MVIGTPKKKVAPQFGIHLQPSGAILYETNTLNYFRLSGVGAELAMLMAQLQDMEKTAYVWSHMNGLEEGMTVEELRDMFADHPLTALWEKGILPSSIRITGSSQAYLPIRSTLQFTNSCNLSCPFCYASSGRPYEKELTTEEWILVMEKLAANGVFDITITGGEARLVKGFHRLLATASCLFINVHLFSNGLGWTGDDIAFVKQFNNVRCQVSVDGYEETHDKMRGKKGAYKETMSNARKIAEAGIPLIIAMTVSPINYLDVEKVAEEACAVGARVFRAGITLPVGRAGDGIFFLSKEQRERVKEQIDRAIKKWGNRIVIPDWREEDSNEHHKGGEADFCTPGYLNWYVRADGMVTPCQVEEASMGHILKDSILEIGAEERLLEVRAKSKSCYCIHRVELPEPDQPFRKLF, from the coding sequence ATGGTAATTGGAACACCAAAGAAAAAGGTAGCACCTCAATTTGGTATTCATTTGCAACCAAGTGGCGCCATTCTTTATGAAACAAACACGTTGAACTATTTTCGTTTGAGTGGTGTCGGAGCAGAACTGGCTATGTTGATGGCTCAGCTTCAGGATATGGAAAAGACAGCATACGTTTGGAGTCATATGAACGGTTTAGAAGAAGGAATGACGGTCGAGGAACTGCGAGACATGTTTGCCGATCATCCGTTAACAGCGCTTTGGGAAAAGGGTATCTTACCCTCTTCTATTAGGATTACTGGATCGTCTCAGGCGTATCTTCCTATTCGAAGTACCCTTCAATTTACAAATTCCTGCAACTTGAGCTGCCCATTTTGTTATGCAAGTTCTGGGCGTCCTTATGAAAAAGAATTGACGACCGAAGAGTGGATTCTTGTAATGGAAAAATTAGCTGCTAACGGAGTTTTTGACATTACGATCACCGGAGGGGAAGCAAGACTAGTAAAAGGGTTCCATCGCCTTCTCGCTACTGCTAGCTGTCTGTTTATAAACGTTCATCTCTTTAGTAACGGGCTTGGCTGGACGGGTGATGATATTGCTTTCGTCAAACAATTTAACAATGTACGTTGTCAAGTGAGTGTTGACGGATATGAGGAGACACACGACAAAATGCGAGGGAAAAAGGGAGCCTATAAAGAGACGATGTCTAATGCACGAAAGATTGCCGAGGCTGGTATTCCTCTCATTATCGCTATGACCGTCTCTCCAATTAACTATCTTGATGTGGAAAAAGTGGCAGAAGAGGCTTGCGCGGTTGGTGCACGTGTTTTCAGGGCTGGAATCACGTTGCCGGTTGGGCGTGCAGGAGACGGTATTTTTTTTCTATCGAAGGAACAACGCGAAAGAGTGAAAGAACAAATCGATCGGGCGATTAAAAAATGGGGAAATCGCATTGTGATTCCGGACTGGCGAGAAGAGGACTCCAACGAGCATCACAAAGGTGGTGAAGCTGATTTTTGTACACCTGGCTACCTAAACTGGTACGTGCGAGCAGATGGTATGGTTACACCTTGCCAGGTTGAGGAAGCCTCGATGGGCCATATTTTAAAAGACTCGATTTTGGAAATAGGAGCGGAAGAACGACTGTTGGAGGTTCGTGCAAAGTCTAAATCCTGTTACTGTATCCATAGAGTGGAACTGCCGGAACCGGATCAACCATTCCGTAAATTGTTTTAA
- the comX gene encoding competence pheromone ComX — protein sequence MQQIIRFLVEHPEVIKKLQNGTVSLIGLSELEVKAVIKAFSESTRSLGYWM from the coding sequence ATGCAACAAATCATTCGCTTTTTAGTCGAACATCCGGAAGTCATCAAAAAATTACAAAATGGTACAGTGAGCTTAATTGGTTTAAGTGAGTTAGAGGTAAAAGCGGTGATAAAGGCGTTTAGCGAATCGACTAGATCACTTGGATATTGGATGTAG
- the skfF gene encoding sporulation killing factor system integral membrane protein, translating to MIRILHLLALNSIRQLRTGMGVRGMLVVSSVFFALSFAAQYLVLSHLNDMQSSATTIGWGLIGMLLFFSLIGSTSTQLPSKMEDVFWIYTTPYSVRKVALAVAVWRGLLRFGIWLLSALMANLANLLLKGISNFDFLSVLYGLPVLFALSLWQVGASCTRGHKLLSKLLFWFSLIGGLLILSLVVMLLKDGKIVHGLLTGSLFVLAQGMGGVMIGLTNSLGFLEIGLIILVGLIFLFVPSQSKIKENAVMDAIYWADIASWNNMPMSTTKYKKGATSWRGGAKYRKEWAFLWMELAVLRRRRLRMTFQFLLSVAVVALVARKYSLLLYFFPILVAFSTLFSGYYSGTMRHLQTGDLMLLPGKLSKKVIGSEIPYLLFALFNLLMYLVVGGFAAQWKIDLIIDLFSICIGLVVITYSIRIMSIARANFQDGRVTPVSYFYNVFRLFFVAILLNFLLLEVIVRLDGNPAPVLLVSDLLAGWLTWIAALRFLESSTLKGRQAGMSKKWDYTSSILTISICAVLAFTGYLIYNRTHLEPQPAIAGIKCDMMEQDRYHVHVHLDIYVDGKHQTLPKFIGISEKGGCMYWLHTHDDSGIIHVESPVKKDYTLGEFFLIWHKPLSKKQVADWVAPSGTEVKAYVNGKEYTSDPSNIILDAHEEIVLQIGPSWVTPPSSYKFPPNL from the coding sequence ATGATTAGGATCCTACACCTTTTGGCGCTTAACAGTATCCGTCAACTTCGCACCGGGATGGGAGTCCGTGGAATGCTGGTGGTTTCAAGTGTTTTTTTTGCTCTTTCGTTTGCCGCTCAATACTTGGTTTTGTCCCATTTGAATGATATGCAATCAAGTGCCACTACCATTGGATGGGGTCTTATTGGAATGCTTTTGTTTTTTTCATTGATAGGGTCTACTTCCACTCAATTGCCAAGTAAAATGGAGGATGTATTTTGGATATATACAACCCCTTATTCAGTTCGAAAGGTTGCTCTTGCCGTTGCCGTCTGGAGAGGATTGCTTCGATTTGGTATTTGGCTGTTGTCAGCTCTGATGGCAAATTTGGCAAATCTATTGTTGAAGGGCATTTCAAATTTCGATTTTCTTAGTGTGCTGTACGGTTTACCCGTTCTTTTTGCCCTTTCCTTGTGGCAGGTAGGAGCTTCCTGCACCCGTGGACATAAACTCCTTTCTAAATTGCTCTTTTGGTTTTCGTTGATTGGTGGTTTGCTTATCCTAAGTTTGGTCGTGATGCTGTTAAAGGACGGAAAAATTGTTCATGGTTTGTTAACTGGCTCATTGTTCGTACTTGCCCAAGGTATGGGAGGAGTTATGATTGGATTGACTAATTCTTTGGGATTTTTGGAGATTGGTCTTATCATCCTGGTTGGGTTGATTTTTTTGTTCGTTCCCTCGCAGAGCAAAATTAAAGAGAATGCTGTGATGGACGCCATTTATTGGGCAGACATAGCAAGCTGGAACAACATGCCGATGTCAACAACTAAGTATAAGAAAGGCGCCACTTCTTGGCGTGGGGGCGCAAAGTATCGCAAAGAGTGGGCTTTTCTATGGATGGAGTTAGCAGTGTTACGCAGAAGGCGGCTACGAATGACTTTTCAATTTCTGTTGTCGGTTGCGGTTGTAGCTTTGGTGGCTCGCAAGTACTCCTTGCTGCTCTATTTTTTTCCGATACTAGTTGCCTTTTCTACTCTGTTCAGCGGTTATTACTCGGGTACGATGCGTCATCTGCAGACGGGAGACTTGATGCTTTTGCCTGGTAAACTAAGCAAGAAAGTGATCGGTTCTGAGATACCCTATCTGTTATTTGCGCTGTTTAACCTGTTGATGTATTTGGTCGTGGGTGGTTTCGCTGCCCAGTGGAAGATCGATCTAATTATTGATCTTTTTTCCATTTGTATCGGATTGGTGGTAATTACATATAGTATTCGCATTATGAGCATTGCTCGGGCCAATTTCCAAGACGGTCGAGTGACTCCTGTCTCGTATTTTTATAATGTCTTTCGTTTATTTTTCGTGGCTATTCTGCTTAACTTTCTTCTGTTGGAAGTGATTGTTCGGTTAGACGGCAATCCTGCACCAGTGTTGTTGGTGAGTGATCTTCTGGCTGGATGGTTGACTTGGATAGCAGCCCTACGGTTTCTCGAAAGCAGCACGCTAAAGGGAAGACAGGCGGGGATGTCCAAAAAATGGGATTACACGTCCTCCATTTTGACAATCTCTATTTGTGCAGTTCTTGCCTTTACAGGATATCTTATTTATAACCGAACTCATCTTGAGCCACAACCGGCTATCGCTGGCATCAAATGCGATATGATGGAGCAAGACCGTTATCACGTCCATGTGCATCTCGATATTTATGTCGATGGAAAGCACCAAACACTACCAAAATTTATTGGAATCTCTGAAAAGGGTGGTTGTATGTATTGGCTGCATACTCATGATGATTCTGGTATTATTCATGTAGAGTCGCCAGTGAAAAAGGATTATACGCTAGGCGAATTTTTTCTAATCTGGCACAAACCATTGTCGAAAAAGCAGGTTGCTGATTGGGTGGCACCAAGTGGTACGGAAGTGAAAGCCTATGTCAATGGCAAGGAATATACAAGCGACCCGTCGAATATAATCTTAGATGCTCATGAGGAAATTGTCTTGCAAATTGGACCTTCTTGGGTAACACCTCCTAGTTCTTATAAGTTTCCGCCAAACTTATAA